From a region of the Saccharomyces cerevisiae S288C chromosome IX, complete sequence genome:
- the CST6 gene encoding Cst6p (Basic leucine zipper (bZIP) transcription factor from ATF/CREB family involved in stress-responsive regulatory network; mediates transcriptional activation of NCE103 in response to low CO2 levels; proposed to be a regulator of oleate responsive genes; involved in utilization of non-optimal carbon sources and chromosome stability; relocalizes to the cytosol in response to hypoxia; CST6 has a paralog, ACA1, that arose from the whole genome duplication), whose protein sequence is MFTGQEYHSVDSNSNKQKDNNKRGIDDTSKILNNKIPHSVSDTSAAATTTSTMNNSALSRSLDPTDINYSTNMAGVVDQIHDYTTSNRNSLTPQYSIAAGNVNSHDRVVKPSANSNYQQAAYLRQQQQQDQRQQSPSMKTEEESQLYGDILMNSGVVQDMHQNLATHTNLSQLSSTRKSAPNDSTTAPTNASNIANTASVNKQMYFMNMNMNNNPHALNDPSILETLSPFFQPFGVDVAHLPMTNPPIFQSSLPGCDEPIRRRRISISNGQISQLGEDIETLENLHNTQPPPMPNFHNYNGLSQTRNVSNKPVFNQAVPVSSIPQYNAKKVINPTKDSALGDQSVIYSKSQQRNFVNAPSKNTPAESISDLEGMTTFAPTTGGENRGKSALRESHSNPSFTPKSQGSHLNLAANTQGNPIPGTTAWKRARLLERNRIAASKCRQRKKVAQLQLQKEFNEIKDENRILLKKLNYYEKLISKFKKFSKIHLREHEKLNKDSDNNVNGTNSSNKNESMTVDSLKIIEELLMIDSDVTEVDKDTGKIIAIKHEPYSQRFGSDTDDDDIDLKPVEGGKDPDNQSLPNSEKIK, encoded by the coding sequence ATGTTTACTGGTCAGGAGTATCATTCCGTAGACTCTAATTCCAACAAGCAAAAAGACAACAATAAACGTGGTATTGATGACACATCAAAGATCTTGAATAATAAGATACCGCACTCTGTTAGTGATACTTCTGCCGCCGCCACCACCACTTCTACTATGAACAATTCTGCTTTAAGTAGATCCTTAGATCCTACTGACATAAACTATAGCACAAATATGGCTGGTGTGGTTGACCAAATACATGATTATACTACTTCCAATAGAAATTCTTTAACCCCACAATATTCTATTGCAGCTGGAAACGTCAATTCGCATGATCGGGTTGTTAAACCCAGCGCCAATTCAAACTATCAGCAGGCTGCATACCTTCgacaacagcaacagcaggATCAGCGACAACAGTCACCCTCTATGAAAACTGAAGAGGAATCCCAACTCTACGGTGATATTCTGATGAATTCTGGTGTCGTACAGGATATGCATCAGAATCTGGCCACTCATACAAATCTGAGCCAACTGTCGTCTACCCGTAAGTCCGCTCCGAATGATTCTACTACAGCCCCGACTAATGCGTCCAACATCGCCAATACGGCTTCTGTGAACAAGCAGATGTATTTCATGAACATGAATATGAATAACAACCCACATGCCTTGAACGATCCATCCATCCTGGAAACATTGTCGccattttttcaacctTTTGGTGTTGATGTAGCACATTTACCTATGACGAATCCACcaattttccaaagttCTTTGCCTGGATGCGATGAGCCaattagaagaagaagaatatcaaTCTCTAACGGTCAAATAAGCCAGCTAGGCgaagatattgaaactTTGGAAAACCTGCACAACACACAGCCGCCCCCGATGCCCAATTTTCACAATTATAATGGTCTGAGCCAAACTAGGAATGTATCAAACAAGCCGGTCTTCAACCAAGCAGTGCCGGTTAGTAGTATTCCACAATACaatgcaaaaaaagttattaATCCCACGAAGGACTCCGCATTGGGTGATCAGAGCGTTATTTACTCGAAAAGTCAGCAGCGAAATTTTGTAAACGCGCCATCAAAGAATACTCCAGCGGAGAGTATAAGTGATTTGGAAGGCATGACGACGTTTGCGCCAACTACTGGAGGTGAAAATAGGGGCAAATCTGCACTTAGGGAATCTCACTCTAATCCTAGCTTCACTCCAAAATCTCAAGGATCTCATTTAAATTTAGCGGCGAACACACAGGGAAATCCAATCCCTGGTACTACGGCATGGAAGAGAGCAAGATTGTTAGAAAGAAATCGAATTGCAGCTTCGAAATGTagacaaaggaaaaaggttGCGCAGCTGCAGCTCCAAAAGGAATTTAACGAAATTAAAGACGAGAATAGAATTTTACTGAAAAAGTTAAATTACTATGAAAAACTAATCTCtaaattcaagaaattctccaaaattcatttacGTGAACATGAAAAACTAAATAAAGACTCAGATAATAATGTTAATGGCACTAATAGTAgcaacaaaaatgaaagcatGACTGTGGATTCATTAAAGATCATTGAAGAACTTTTAATGATCGATTCAGACGTTACAGAAGTGGATAAAGATACTGGTAAGATCATAGCCATCAAGCACGAGCCATACTCTCAACGTTTCGGAAGCGATACTGACGATGACGATATAGATCTCAAGCCCGTAGAAGGTGGTAAGGATCCAGACAACCAATCATTACCCAATTCtgaaaagataaaataa
- the GVP36 gene encoding Gvp36p (BAR domain protein that localizes to early and late Golgi vesicles; required for adaptation to varying nutrient concentrations, fluid-phase endocytosis, polarization of the actin cytoskeleton, and vacuole biogenesis) — MSFNAFASSLSKKLQEISTSVSEKTQELPSLAQSTQRMVQERLGQVTDISQLPREYTELEDKVDTIKLIYNHFLGVTAIYENGSYDYPKYINESVNEFSRSVASKLTELTHATSASEAQNILVAPGPIKEPKTLNYALSKVALNSSECLNKMFPTEEQPLASALLQFSDVQAKIAQARIQQDTLIQTKFNKNLRERLSFEIGKADKCRKDVHSMRLRYDVARTNLANNKKPEKEASLRVQMETLEDQFAQVTEDATVCLQEVISHANFSEDLKELAKAQAEYFETSAGLMKEFLSNSFAEEPEAKPEVAEEEKPQTAISMNDEDDA; from the coding sequence ATGTCGTTTAATGCCTTCGCCAGCTCTTTGAGCAAGAAATTACAGGAAATATCCACAAGTGTTTCCGAAAAAACCCAGGAATTGCCCAGTTTGGCGCAATCCACCCAAAGAATGGTCCAGGAACGTTTGGGCCAGGTGACGGACATCTCCCAATTGCCAAGAGAGTACACAGAGCTGGAAGATAAGGTTGACACCATCAAACTGATTTACAACCACTTCTTGGGTGTAACTGCTATCTACGAAAACGGATCGTACGATTACCCTAAATACATCAACGAATCCGTCAACGAGTTTTCAAGAAGCGTGGCTTCCAAGTTGACAGAGTTGACTCATGCTACATCTGCGTCTGAGGCACAAAACATCTTAGTTGCTCCAGGCCCCATCAAAGAACCCAAGACGTTGAACTACGCCCTCAGTAAAGTGGCTTTGAACTCCAGTGAATGTTTGAACAAGATGTTCCCCACCGAGGAACAACCCTTGGCTTCGGCACTCTTGCAATTCAGTGATGTGCAGGCTAAGATTGCTCAAGCTAGAATTCAACAAGATACCTTGATTCAAAccaaattcaataaaaatttgaggGAAAGGCTCTCTTTTGAGATCGGTAAGGCCGATAAGTGCCGCAAGGATGTCCATTCCATGAGATTAAGATATGACGTGGCAAGAACTAACTTGGCAAACAACAAGAAGCCAGAAAAGGAAGCTTCCTTGAGAGTCCAAATGGAGACTTTGGAAGACCAGTTTGCTCAAGTCACTGAAGACGCTACTGTGTGCTTGCAGGAGGTTATTTCTCACGCTAACTTCAGTGAAGATTTGAAGGAATTGGCCAAGGCTCAAGCTGAGTATTTTGAAACCTCGGCTGGCCTAATGAAAGAGTTCCTATCCAACTCATTTGCGGAAGAGCCGGAAGCAAAGCCTGAGGttgcagaagaagaaaagccACAGACAGCTATCTCTATGAATGACGAAGACGACGCTTAA
- the TED1 gene encoding Ted1p (GPI-glycan remodelase; conserved phosphoesterase domain-containing protein; acts together with Emp24p/Erv25p in cargo exit from the ER; functional ortholog of mammalian GPI-glycan remodelase PGAP5; deletion confers sensitivity to 4-(N-(S-glutathionylacetyl)amino) phenylarsenoxide (GSAO)), whose translation MLRCAVKKFAYFATFLTIVANIYIYTYPSFHPEQCSWNCSNKNAPLQKDLTFVDKVKNYFSDVREQWHGSHASAGNDEDIHILAFGDPQIKGIWPKTPYVSRLDTYGNDYYLGHIYDMMQQRLKPQVVTVMGDLFSSQWIGDSEFHNRTKRYISRIFKRDPTSIENIKQQNLDEKGQYKANWPEWGDRFNEILDNVKENEADNQELSFGFGYENIHSWNPDLEDFLIINITGNHDVGYSGDATYQHMTRFHDLFGKDNYWIEYETNTTHPWRIVVLNDLLLEGPALQPEFVEATWIFLNQLNERKFNGSTVLLTHVPFYKREGLCVDGPDTRYYPDAHAPESYKSGLLRSQNHLSESVSNQVLNMIFENGKPGIILTGHDHEGCETVYNKKSTSTWEATKNIESDVFVKEITVKSMMGEFNGNTGLVTGHFNTDSMTWEWTFSLCPFAIQHVWWFAKVSLLVTIFTWSSLLFV comes from the coding sequence ATGCTCAGGTGTGCGGTCAAGAAGTTTGCATATTTTGCCACCTTCCTCACTATCGTCGCTAATATTTACATCTATACTTATCCATCTTTCCATCCAGAACAGTGTTCATGGAACTGCTCTAACAAGAACGCACCACTACAGAAAGATTTGACTTTTGTGGACAAAGTGAAGAATTACTTCAGTGATGTTCGAGAGCAATGGCATGGTAGCCATGCCTCTGCAGGTAACGATGAGGATATTCATATTTTGGCCTTCGGTGATCCTCAGATTAAAGGCATCTGGCCAAAGACGCCATATGTGTCCCGATTAGATACATACGGTAATGACTACTATCTTGGTCACATCTATGATATGATGCAGCAGAGACTGAAGCCTCAGGTGGTGACTGTTATGGGTGATCTTTTCTCCAGTCAATGGATCGGTGATTCCGAATTCCATAATAGAACGAAAAGGTATATTAGcagaattttcaaaagagacCCAACttctattgaaaatatcaaacaACAGAACCTCGATGAGAAAGGTCAATATAAGGCGAATTGGCCTGAATGGGGAGACCGTTTTAATGAGATTTTAGACAATGTCAAGGAAAACGAGGCTGATAATCAAGAACTTTCTTTTGGGTTTGGTTATGAAAATATCCACTCATGGAATCCAGACTTGGAAGACTTTTTAATCATCAACATCACAGGTAATCATGATGTAGGTTACTCAGGCGACGCGACTTATCAACATATGACAAGGTTCCACGACCTTTTCGGTAAGGACAACTATTGGATTGAATACGAAACCAACACTACCCATCCTTGGAGAATTGTAGTGTTGAATGATCTTTTACTAGAAGGTCCCGCTTTACAACCAGAATTTGTTGAAGCTACTTGGATCTTTTTAAACCAACTAAATGAACGTAAATTCAATGGTAGTACTGTTTTGTTGACGCATGTTCCATTTTACAAGCGTGAAGGGTTATGCGTTGATGGCCCAGACACTAGGTATTATCCAGATGCCCATGCCCCAGAATCATATAAATCTGGGCTTTTGAGATCCCAAAATCATTTGAGTGAATCCGTTTCAAATCAAGTTTTGAATAtgatatttgaaaatgggAAGCCAGGTATCATATTAACTGGTCATGACCATGAGGGCTGTGAAACAGtttataataaaaaatctacATCTACTTGGGAAGCGACTAAAAATATCGAAAGTGACGTTTTCGTTAAAGAAATCACAGTTAAGTCTATGATGGGTGAATTTAATGGGAATACTGGTTTGGTTACAGGACACTTCAACACAGATTCAATGACTTGGGAGTGGACTTTCAGTTTATGCCCATTCGCTATTCAACATGTTTGGTGGTTCGCTAAAGTGTCCCTGCTCGTCACCATATTCACTTGGTCCTCGCTACTATTTGtctaa
- the NOT3 gene encoding CCR4-NOT core subunit NOT3 (Component of the CCR4-NOT core complex, involved in mRNA decapping; involved in transcription initiation and elongation and in mRNA degradation; conserved lysine in human homolog of Not3p and Not5p is mutated in cancers), with protein sequence MAHRKLQQEVDRVFKKINEGLEIFNSYYERHESCTNNPSQKDKLESDLKREVKKLQRLREQIKSWQSSPDIKDKDSLLDYRRSVEIAMEKYKAVEKASKEKAYSNISLKKSETLDPQERERRDISEYLSQMIDELERQYDSLQVEIDKLLLLNKKKKTSSTTNDEKKEQYKRFQARYRWHQQQMELALRLLANEELDPQDVKNVQDDINYFVESNQDPDFVEDETIYDGLNLQSNEAIAHEVAQYFASQNAEDNNTSDANESLQDISKLSKKEQRKLEREAKKAAKLAAKNATGAAIPVAGPSSTPSPVIPVADASKETERSPSSSPIHNATKPEEAVKTSIKSPRSSADNLLPSLQKSPSSATPETPTNVHTHIHQTPNGITGATTLKPATLPAKPAGELKWAVAASQAVEKDRKVTSASSTISNTSTKTPTTAAATTTSSNANSRIGSALNTPKLSTSSLSLQPDNTGASSSAATAAAVLAAGAAAVHQNNQAFYRNMSSSHHPLVSLATNPKSEHEVATTVNQNGPENTTKKVMEQKEEESPEERNKLQVPTFGVFDDDFESDRDSETEPEEEEQPSTPKYLSLEQREAKTNEIKKEFVSDFETLLLPSGVQEFIMSSELYNSQIESKITYKRSRDMCEISRLVEVPQGVNPPSPLDAFRSTQQWDVMRCSLRDIIIGSERLKEDSSSIYAKILENFRTLEMFSLFYNYYFAITPLEREIAYKILNERDWKVSKDGTMWFLRQGEVKFFNEICEVGDYKIFKLDDWTVIDKINFRLDYSFLQPPVDTASEVRDVSVDNNNVNDQSNVTLEQQKQEISHGKQLLKQLKQGKISV encoded by the coding sequence ATGGCTCATAGAAAATTACAGCAGGAGGTCGATAGGgtctttaaaaaaattaacgaAGGTTTAGAAATCTTCAATAGCTATTACGAAAGACATGAATCATGCACAAACAATCCTTCCCAAAAGGACAAGCTAGAGTCGGATTTAAAAAGAGAAGTCAAAAAGCTGCAAAGGCTAAGGGAACAGATAAAATCATGGCAAAGCTCACCCGATATTAAAGATAAAGATTCTCTTCTAGATTACAGAAGGTCTGTAGAAATAGCGATGGAAAAGTATAAGGCTGTAGAGAAGGCgtccaaagaaaaagcatACTCTAATATTAGCCTGAAAAAATCAGAGACTTTAGACCCGCAAGAAAGGGAAAGGAGAGATATATCTGAGTACCTTTCCCAAATGATCGATGAGCTGGAAAGGCAATACGATTCCCTACAAGTGGAAATTGACAAGCTTTTACTtcttaataaaaagaagaaaacgtCATCTACGacaaatgatgaaaaaaaggaacaatATAAGCGTTTTCAAGCGAGGTATAGGTGGCATCAACAGCAGATGGAGTTAGCCTTGAGATTGTTAGCCAATGAGGAATTGGACCCCCAAGATGTTAAAAACGTGCAGGACGATATAAATTACTTCGTGGAGTCAAATCAGGATCCAGATTTCGTAGAGGATGAAACTATTTATGACGGTTTGAATTTACAGAGTAACGAAGCCATTGCTCATGAGGTGGCCCAGTATTTTGCTTCACAAAATGCTGAAGATAACAATACATCGGATGCTAATGAATCTCTGCAGGACATATCAAAACTTTCTAAAAAGgagcaaagaaaattggaAAGAGAAGCCAAAAAGGCTGCTAAACTTGCGGCAAAAAATGCAACAGGTGCAGCTATACCCGTTGCTGGTCCCTCTTCTACGCCGTCACCTGTCATTCCCGTTGCTGATGCTTCAAAAGAAACGGAAAGAAGTCCTTCATCTTCCCCTATCCATAATGCAACAAAGCCTGAAGAGGCTGTTAAAACTTCTATAAAGAGTCCCAGGAGCAGTGCTGATAATTTGCTTCCGTCATTGCAAAAATCACCAAGTTCAGCTACACCAGAAACTCCAACAAATGTACATACACATATTCATCAAACTCCAAACGGTATTACTGGTGCCACTACATTGAAACCTGCTACTCTTCCAGCAAAACCTGCTGGTGAATTAAAATGGGCCGTTGCTGCATCACAAGCGGTAGAAAAGGATAGAAAAGTCACTTCTGCATCGTCCACCATATCCAATACCTCAACAAAGACTCCAACAACTGCTGCTGCTACTACAACATCATCCAACGCTAACAGCAGGATTGGTAGTGCGTTGAATACACCTAAGTTATCTACTTCATCTTTGTCTTTACAACCTGACAATACCGGCGCATCATCTTCAGCAGCAACGGCCGCTGCTGTTTTGGCTGCTGGGGCGGCTGCTGTGCATCAAAACAATCAGGCCTTCTATAGAAATATGAGCTCCTCACATCATCCTTTAGTTTCCTTGGCGACAAATCCAAAGTCTGAACATGAAGTTGCAACTACGGTAAACCAAAATGGGCCTGAGAACACAACTAAGAAGGTTATGGAGCAGAAGGAGGAAGAGTCAccagaagaaagaaataaattgCAAGTGCCAACTTTTGGAGTATTCGATGACGATTTTGAATCGGATAGGGATTCAGAGACGGAGccagaggaagaagaacaacCAAGCACACCGAAATATTTAAGCTTGGAACAAAGAGAAGCTAAGAcaaatgaaatcaaaaaagaatttgtaagtgattttgaaactttaCTTCTACCAAGTGGTGTGCAAGAATTCATAATGAGTTCTGAACTCTATAATAGTCAAATTGAATCGAAAATAACGTACAAAAGGTCTCGTGATATGTGTGAAATTTCCAGGCTGGTCGAAGTACCGCAAGGAGTTAATCCACCATCTCCCTTGGATGCATTCAGATCTACTCAACAGTGGGACGTTATGCGTTGTTCGTTGCGTGATATTATTATAGGCTCCGAAAGGCTGAAAGAAGATTCATCGTCAATTTATGCCAAAATTCTAGAAAATTTCAGAACTTTAGAAATGTTTTCGTTATTTTATAACTATTATTTTGCTATTACTCCTTTAGAAAGGGAGATTGCATACAAGATTCTAAATGAGAGGGATTGGAAAGTTTCAAAGGATGGTACAATGTGGTTTTTAAGACAAGGTGAGGTCAagttttttaatgaaatttGCGAAGTTGGtgattacaaaatttttaaactGGACGATTGGACAGtaattgataaaattaaCTTCAGACTGGATTATTCATTTTTGCAGCCACCGGTAGATACAGCGTCTGAGGTCCGTGATGTGAGTGTTGACAATAACAATGTTAATGATCAGAGTAATGTAACTTTAgaacaacaaaaacaagaaatttCTCACGGCAAGCAGCTCTTGAAACAATTGAAACAGGGAAAAATTAGTGTATGA
- the APQ12 gene encoding Apq12p (Nuclear envelope/ER integral membrane protein; interacts and functions with Brr6p and Brl1p in lipid homeostasis; mutants are defective in nuclear pore complex biogenesis, nuclear envelope morphology, mRNA export from the nucleus and are sensitive to sterol biosynthesis inhibitors and membrane fluidizing agents; exhibits synthetic lethal genetic interactions with genes involved in lipid metabolism), with amino-acid sequence MDATQPQYELSVVTQCLKSAIDVIQWLIPTITKFSQSHPLVFQLLFIFFTFYVFYKLLMNFITLVKRFLYLTLVVTCIGIYMRGSQQFLTVDLLNFYNFVMSNRYYAFKIYTLFINALEREINTVYHLAQMKMEQLLK; translated from the coding sequence ATGGACGCTACTCAACCGCAATACGAACTATCCGTAGTAACACAATGCCTAAAGTCTGCCATTGACGTCATCCAATGGTTGATTCCTACTATTACTAAGTTCAGCCAATCACACCCGTTAGTTTTCCAActattgtttattttcttcacatTTTATGTCTTTTACAAGTTGTTGATGAACTTCATTACTCTGGTCAAAAGATTCCTGTATTTGACGTTGGTAGTAACATGTATCGGTATTTATATGCGTGGTTCGCAGCAGTTTTTGACTGTGGACCTGTTGAATTTCTACAATTTCGTCATGTCAAATAGATACTACGCATTTAAAATTTATACTCTGTTTATTAATGCCCTGGAAAGAGAAATCAACACTGTTTATCATTTGGCGCAGATGAAAATGGAACAGTTGCTTAAATAG
- the PRM2 gene encoding pheromone-regulated protein PRM2 (Pheromone-regulated protein; predicted to have 4 transmembrane segments and a coiled coil domain; regulated by Ste12p; required for efficient nuclear fusion), whose translation MNNVHIIKPLSLPQRFFSCIFHPLLLIFFTSVILTIWGSFSVIDITMAKMSHAQVKRNDTVSTFASISTATATATTTATTTATMTAVTTQHAIYSANSYSLNKTFIDNTIDQYFESKLRSIESTVGTDMQEKFKSYTDDILDNKQKLINDQISLETELIKEVLEVNNTIFNELLTKSQLINDTWNEISEDAMTIDKDSISQMASNLLLNYSMFDSIFGNYSRKLKSLQNFNGTITDFSTQLDTSSTLSLNFLRNSTDWLQLKRNFTANLQNEISILSGGSTEVTSSTSIIKRSLKTNSEENSVLSAVKNHVFRKCKRMTIIFTVMYFAFVILLMAIERILFQLENQQVNLVMSQINGLTGQTNFTKYNKVLKSLITTLNLSTLYPIPYQLTKLINQKIFKREPEKIDDKKVKKSKLFYCNWWIISNGAHLWLFGFLMLLIHWQIVTRLTNFEVPSLPTFHKRAGPSLYKREVWTDGNITTTIEGFINDSVSLLCENFQMEVNEKFITANLSLQTDPNLKVQSTDILNLWVNDTNTQFEKYLNESSQNWQGIDLQVEPLLGSDSINEFLGQYFLPTYEVTNTNSSFALDIQKYGIINRGINITNASVAALSSLSKRQIKDKEQKQTYFLHTVYKWGLLAVCLTILFHHMLIFIILKL comes from the coding sequence ATGAACAATGTACACATAATTAAACCTTTATCACTTCCACAGAGGTTTTTTAGTTGTATTTTCCATCCTCTATTACTGATATTCTTTACTTCTGTTATTTTAACTATTTGGGGTTCCTTTTCAGTCATTGACATTACAATGGCAAAAATGTCTCACGCACAGGTCAAACGAAATGATACCGTCTCAACCTTTGCATCTATTTCAACTGCTACAGCGACAGCCACAACAACGGCCACAACAACGGCCACAATGACAGCAGTCACAACACAGCATGCCATATATTCTGCCAACAGTTACTctttaaataaaacattCATTGATAATACAATTGATCAGTATTTCGAAAGCAAACTACGGAGTATTGAATCTACGGTAGGTACGGATatgcaagaaaaattcaagtCATACACAGACGACATACTGgataataaacaaaaacttATCAACGACCAAATAAGTTTGGAAACTGAATTGATTAAGGAAGTTCTTGAGGTAAACAATACAATTTTTAACGAACTACTCACTAAATCACAGCTGATAAATGACACATGGAATGAAATATCAGAAGACGCAATGACCATTGATAAGGATTCCATTTCACAAATGGCATCAAACCTACTGTTAAATTACTCCATGTTTGACAGTATTTTTGGGAACTACTCaaggaaattgaaatcaTTGCAGAACTTCAATGGCACTATCACTGACTTTTCTACTCAATTAGATACCTCTAGTACCTTAAgtttgaattttctacGAAATTCCACTGACTGGCTTCAGTTGAAAAGGAACTTTACTGCAAACTTACAGAATGAAATTTCCATTTTATCTGGGGGGAGTACCGAGGTTACATCGTCTACTTCAATAATTAAACGGTCTCTGAAAACAAATAGCGAGGAAAACAGTGTACTAAGTGCAGTAAAAAATCACGTTTTCCGTAAATGTAAGAGAATGACAATAATTTTCACAGTCATGTACTTTGCATTTGTGATTTTGCTCATGGCAATCGAAAGAATTCTGTTTCAGCTGGAAAATCAGCAAGTAAACCTGGTTATGTCCCAAATTAATGGCCTGACAGGACAAACCAATTTTACTAAATACaacaaagttttgaaaagctTAATTACTACTCTGAATCTCAGTACACTTTATCCAATTCCCTACCAATTAACAAAGCTTAtcaatcaaaaaatatttaaaagagaaccagaaaaaatcgatgacaaaaaagtcaaaaaatcaaaactaTTTTACTGTAACTGGTGGATAATCTCAAATGGGGCTCACCTGTGGCTGTTTGGTTTTTTGATGTTATTAATTCATTGGCAGATAGTGACGCGATTAACAAACTTTGAAGTACCCAGTTTGCCTACATTCCACAAAAGAGCGGGACCTTCGCTATACAAAAGGGAAGTTTGGACAGATGGAAATATAACAACTACGATAGAGGGTTTCATTAATGACAGCGTATCATTATTGTGtgaaaatttccaaatggAAGTGAATGAAAAGTTCATTACAGCAAATTTAAGCCTTCAAACTGACCCCAATTTGAAAGTGCAATCAACGGACATCCTAAATCTTTGGGTTAACGACACAAACACTcagtttgaaaaatatcttAATGAGAGTTCTCAAAATTGGCAGGGGATAGACCTGCAGGTTGAGCCTCTGTTAGGCAGCGATTCAATTAATGAGTTCCTGGGTCAGTATTTCCTACCGACATACGAAGTTACGAATacaaattcttcatttgcaCTGGacattcaaaaatatggtATAATTAATCGAGGAATTAATATAACCAACGCATCGGTAGCGGCATTGTCTTCACTGTCAAAACGCCAAATAAAGGATAAGGAGCAAAAACAAACGTACTTTTTACACACTGTTTATAAGTGGGGACTTTTAGCAGTTTGCCTGACTATATTGTTCCACCACATGCTTAtatttataatattaaagTTGTAA